GGATCCTCTTCGAAGTGGTCTCCGCCTTTGCCACCGTGGGCCTGTCCACCGGCATCACGGCCGGGATGCCACCGGCCGGGCAGGTGGTGCTGATCCTGCTGATGTTCATCGGCCGGCTTGGCCCCGTCACGCTGGGCACCGCCCTGGCCCTGCGCAGCCGCCCCGTCCTCTACGAATACCCGAAGGAAAGGCCCCTCATTGGCTAAGGACATCTTCTCCCGCAAAACCGCACGCGTGGCGCAGGCCGACTCCGTTGCCGTTATTGGCCTGGGCCGCTTCGGCGGATCACTGGCGCTGGAACTGGAAGCGCAGGGAACCGAGGTGCTGGGCATCGACAGCGACGAGGAAATCGTGCAGTCCTACAACGGCAGGCTCACCCATGTGGTCCGGGCCGACTCCACCAAGGAAGAAGTCCTGCGCCAGCTCGCGGTCCACGAGTTCGACAGGGCCGTGGTGGGCATCGGCTCAGACCTGGAAGCCAGCATCCTCACTACGTCCCGGCTGCTCACGTTCAGGCGCCCGCAGATCTGGGCCAAGGCCATCAGCGATCCGCATGCCGAAATCCTGGCCCAGCTCGGCGTGGAACATGTCATCCGCCCCGAGCACGACATGGGCAAGCGGGTGGCCCACCTGGTCCGGGGTTCCA
The window above is part of the Pseudarthrobacter sp. NS4 genome. Proteins encoded here:
- a CDS encoding potassium channel family protein, coding for MAKDIFSRKTARVAQADSVAVIGLGRFGGSLALELEAQGTEVLGIDSDEEIVQSYNGRLTHVVRADSTKEEVLRQLAVHEFDRAVVGIGSDLEASILTTSRLLTFRRPQIWAKAISDPHAEILAQLGVEHVIRPEHDMGKRVAHLVRGSILDYVEFEDDFVMIRTGPPAEAQDRPLGVLGLRDKYGITIVAMKRPGSIWTHTTAQTVLYDDDQIIVQGPKALAEGFSTLA